In the genome of Sphingomonas naphthae, one region contains:
- a CDS encoding primosomal protein N' has product MSRARVLLLNAALGPLDYRVPYGMAVEPGSIVLAPLGPRQLAGVVWEPERMPSDAEVGDNRLRNLVSVYDVPPLAAPLRRLIEWTANYYLAPPAAVLRMALASASALDGARSVTEYRLTGHVPDRLTPQRAQALERIGERQGLVRELATIADVSDGVIRGLVKIGAIEPVEVTIDDPYPIPDPAFGAPDLSPDQTAAADRLREAVKAEAFAPILLDGVTGSGKTEVYFEAVAEAIRAGRQTLVLLPEIALTEPFLKRFAARFGHVPVAWHSDLRQSQRRRAWRAIASGEALVTVGARSALFLPYRNLGLIVVDEAHETSFKQEDGVMYHARDVAVMRGQFEQVPVILASATPAIETRQMVAQGRYEELKLAARHGGATMPEITPIDLLADPPPRGRWLAPTLVAALTETLERKEQALLFLNRRGYAPLTLCRTCGHRFQCPNCTAWMVEHRLVRRLQCHHCGHLMPPPRACPECNEEDSLVACGPGVERIADEVAALFPDAATAIVTSDTLWSPAKAAEFVGKMEAREIDIVIGTQLVTKGYHFPNLTLVGVIDSDLGLSGGDLRAAERSFQQIAQVAGRAGRGEKPGHVFVQTRETKAPVIEALVSGDAASFYAAETESRRHAGAPPFGRYAGIIVSSEQLDEAVTTARAIGRSAPRVEGMEVYGPAPAPLAMLRGRHRQRLLVHARRALDVQDVIRKWLGGLEWPRGVRVAVDVDPYSFL; this is encoded by the coding sequence ATGTCCCGCGCCCGCGTCCTCCTCCTCAATGCCGCGCTCGGCCCGCTCGACTATCGCGTGCCCTATGGCATGGCGGTCGAGCCCGGCTCGATCGTCCTCGCGCCGCTCGGCCCCCGCCAGCTGGCCGGTGTCGTGTGGGAGCCGGAGCGGATGCCGTCCGATGCCGAGGTCGGCGACAATCGCCTGCGCAACCTCGTCAGCGTCTACGACGTGCCGCCGCTGGCCGCGCCGCTGCGTCGCCTGATCGAGTGGACCGCGAACTATTATCTCGCCCCGCCCGCCGCCGTGCTGCGGATGGCGCTGGCCTCCGCCTCGGCGCTGGATGGTGCGCGCAGCGTCACCGAATATCGCCTGACCGGCCATGTGCCCGATCGCCTCACCCCGCAGCGCGCGCAGGCCCTGGAGCGGATCGGCGAGCGGCAGGGGCTGGTGCGCGAGCTGGCGACGATCGCCGACGTGTCGGACGGGGTGATCCGCGGCCTCGTCAAGATCGGCGCGATCGAGCCCGTCGAGGTCACCATCGACGACCCCTACCCCATTCCCGACCCCGCCTTCGGCGCGCCCGATCTCTCGCCCGACCAGACCGCAGCCGCCGATCGCCTGCGCGAAGCCGTCAAGGCGGAGGCCTTCGCCCCGATCCTGCTCGATGGCGTCACGGGCTCCGGCAAGACCGAAGTCTATTTCGAGGCCGTGGCCGAGGCGATCCGCGCCGGCCGCCAGACGCTCGTCCTGCTGCCCGAAATCGCGCTGACCGAGCCTTTCCTCAAGCGCTTCGCCGCGCGCTTCGGCCATGTGCCGGTCGCCTGGCATTCCGATCTGCGCCAGTCGCAGCGCCGCCGCGCGTGGCGGGCGATCGCCAGTGGCGAGGCGCTGGTCACGGTCGGCGCTCGCTCGGCGCTGTTCCTGCCCTATCGCAACCTCGGGCTGATCGTGGTCGACGAAGCGCACGAGACCAGCTTCAAGCAGGAAGACGGCGTGATGTATCACGCCCGCGACGTGGCGGTGATGCGCGGCCAGTTCGAGCAGGTGCCCGTCATCCTCGCCTCGGCCACCCCGGCGATCGAGACGCGGCAGATGGTGGCGCAGGGCCGCTACGAGGAACTGAAGCTCGCCGCCCGCCACGGTGGCGCGACCATGCCCGAGATCACGCCGATCGACCTGCTCGCCGATCCCCCCCCGCGCGGCCGCTGGCTGGCGCCCACATTGGTGGCGGCGCTCACCGAGACGCTGGAGCGCAAGGAGCAGGCTCTCCTGTTCCTCAACCGGCGCGGCTATGCCCCGCTCACGCTGTGCCGCACCTGCGGTCACCGCTTCCAATGCCCCAATTGCACGGCGTGGATGGTCGAGCATCGCCTCGTCCGCCGGCTGCAATGCCATCATTGCGGCCACCTGATGCCGCCGCCGCGCGCCTGCCCCGAATGCAACGAGGAGGACAGCCTCGTCGCCTGCGGCCCCGGCGTGGAGCGCATCGCCGACGAGGTGGCGGCGCTCTTCCCCGATGCCGCCACCGCCATCGTCACCTCGGACACGCTGTGGAGCCCGGCCAAGGCGGCCGAGTTCGTCGGCAAGATGGAGGCGCGCGAGATCGACATCGTCATCGGCACGCAGCTCGTCACGAAGGGCTATCACTTCCCCAATCTGACGCTGGTGGGGGTGATCGATTCCGACCTCGGTCTGTCGGGCGGCGACCTGCGTGCGGCAGAGCGCAGCTTCCAGCAGATCGCGCAGGTGGCGGGGCGCGCCGGGCGCGGCGAGAAGCCCGGCCACGTCTTCGTCCAGACGCGCGAGACCAAGGCGCCGGTGATCGAGGCGCTGGTCTCGGGCGACGCCGCCAGCTTCTACGCCGCCGAAACCGAGAGCCGCCGCCACGCCGGCGCCCCGCCCTTCGGCCGCTATGCCGGGATCATCGTCTCGTCGGAACAGCTCGACGAGGCGGTCACGACGGCGCGCGCGATCGGCCGCAGCGCGCCACGGGTGGAGGGGATGGAGGTCTACGGCCCCGCCCCCGCCCCGCTCGCCATGCTGCGCGGCCGCCACCGCCAGCGCCTCCTCGTCCATGCCCGCCGCGCGCTCGACGTGCAGGATGTGATCCGCAAATGGCTGGGCGGGCTGGAATGGCCGCGCGGCGTGCGGGTGGCGGTCGATGTCGATCCCTACAGCTTCCTGTGA
- a CDS encoding DUF1289 domain-containing protein: MTPPSPCIRICTLDAADECLGCGRTLAEITGWLAATDAERRRIAGAAAIRRDRRRGAL, from the coding sequence GTGACCCCGCCCTCGCCCTGCATCCGCATTTGCACGCTCGACGCGGCGGACGAATGTCTCGGCTGCGGGCGCACCCTGGCGGAGATCACCGGCTGGCTCGCCGCCACCGATGCCGAGAGGCGACGCATCGCCGGGGCGGCGGCCATCCGCCGCGATCGGCGGCGAGGCGCCTTGTAG